A single region of the Vicia villosa cultivar HV-30 ecotype Madison, WI linkage group LG4, Vvil1.0, whole genome shotgun sequence genome encodes:
- the LOC131599915 gene encoding peroxiredoxin-2F, mitochondrial-like, protein MATSVINRLRSSSTTKSLSSLLHGIRSYAKVATGTDILSAASNVSLQKARSWDEGVESKFSTTPVKDIFKDKKVVIFGLPGAYTGVCSSKHVPPYKDNIDKFKAKGIDSVICVAVNDPYTVNAWADKIQAKDAIEFYGDFDASFHKSLELTTDLSAGLLGIRSERWSAYVVDGKVKALNVEESPSDVKVSGAETILGQI, encoded by the exons ATGGCAACCTCTGTAATCAACCGACTTCGTTCCTCATCAACCACAAAATCACTGTCTTCACTTCTTCATGGAATCAGATCCTACGCAAAGGTTGCAACTGGAACTGATATCCTCTCTGCCGCATCCAATGTTTCTCTACAGAAAGCTCGCTCTTGGGACGAAGGTGTTGAATCCAAATTCTCCACTACCCCTGTCAAGGACATCTTCAAG GATAAGAAAGTTGTGATCTTTGGTCTCCCA GGTGCATACACAGGTGTTTGTTCTAGCAAACATGTTCCTCCTTACAAGGATAATATTGACAAGTTTAAAGCCAAAGGGATTGATTCTGTTATTTGTGTGGCTGTTAATGATCCATATACTGTCAATGCTTGGGCTGACAAGATTCAAGCCAAAGATGCT atTGAGTTCTATGGGGACTTTGATGCGAGCTTTCACAAAAGTTTGGAATTAACTACCGATCTATCTGCTGGTTTGCTTGGAATTCGATCTGAAAG ATGGTCAGCATATGTGGTAGATGGAAAAGTGAAGGCTCTTAATGTTGAAGAATCTCCATCTGATGTCAAAGTTTCTGGAGCAGAGACCATTTTGGGACAAATTTGA
- the LOC131599914 gene encoding E3 ubiquitin-protein ligase RHF1A-like has product MANFTSFSSSSSTPPPPPSFSYISAPSSSSSVFDDDSVEDSCSICLESFSVHDPSTVTCCKHEYHLHCILEWSQRSKECPICWQSLSLKDPASQELLVAVEAEKCLRSRNNNSSSLVNSSVPFERFNGDHDASRSDDVDFDEQIMQHLYAAARRARFIERQRRQGSSGAGPSEVSGVQPTLTTSLVGSSSPTTGLSSTADLHPEVARNISPETDVSYRPRVLYSPSPPQDGRKLNTSEVFSLPESIKSKLTAASARYKESISKSTRGLKEKLLARNVTVKELSKGVQREMNAGIAGVSRMIERLELASKRSNSPIVPVRSEGTSGFRNEASGGVVHNVSSVAPSHISSPAVVSRMEIPPRVQNGHDAVKI; this is encoded by the exons ATGGCCAATTTCACTTCcttctcttcttcatcttccactccTCCTCCTCCGCCTTCTTTCTCCTACATTTCAGctccgtcttcttcttcttcggttTTCGATGACGACTCTGTTGAGGATTCGTGTAGTATTTGCTTAGAGTCCTTCAGCGTTCATGACCCATCCACT GTTACTTGTTGCAAACATGAATATCACCTGCATTGCATTCTTGAATG GTCACAGAGAAGCAAAGAATGCCCAATATGTTGGCAATCACTTTCTTTGAAAGACCCTGCTAG ccAAGAGCTTCTTGTCGCTGTGGAGGCTGAAAAATGCTTGAGATCCAGAAACAATAATTCATCTTCGCTCGTTAATTCTTCTGTCCCCTTTGAGCGTTTTAATGGTGACCAT GATGCTTCTCGCTCAGATGATGTTGATTTTGATGAGCAAATTATGCAGCACCTATATGCCGCTGCACGTAGAGCTCGTTTCATAGAGAGACAGAGAAGACAAGGATCGTCCGGAGCAGGTCCATCAGAGGTATCTGGGGTGCAACCGACTCTTACAACTTCACTCGTTGGTAGTAGTTCTCCGACCACTGGTCTATCATCGACTGCCGACCTTCATCCCGAGGTTGCAAGAAACATTAGCCCTGAGACTGATGTCTCTTACCGACCCAG AGTTCTTTACAGTCCGTCACCACCTCAGGATGGGAGGAAACTAAATACTTCCGAGGTGTTCTCCTTGCCCGAGTCCATCAAATCCAAATTGACTGCTGCTTCAGCCAG ATATAAGGAATCAATTTCCAAAAGTACCCGTGGACTCAAAGAGAAGTTACTTGCTCGTAATGTGACAGTGAAAGAGCTGAGTAAAGGTGTTCAGCGTGAGATGAATGCAGGCATAGCTGGAGTTTCACGTATGATTGAACGCCTTGAACTTGCATCAAAAAGGTCTAATTCGCCTATCGTTCCGGTCCGTAGTGAAGGAACTTCAGGCTTTCGAAATGAAGCCAGTGGAGGTGTGGTTCATAATGTTAGTTCAGTTGCTCCCTCACACATTTCTAGCCCTGCTGTTGTTAGCCGAATGGAAATTCCTCCACGTGTTCAG AATGGACATGATGCTGTGAAGATTTAA